One window of Candidatus Methylomirabilota bacterium genomic DNA carries:
- a CDS encoding glycine zipper domain-containing protein, with protein MRIRAITVLTAGLLLTSACAGGPATTREKGVLTGAAIGAGTGAIIGSQTGDAGTGALIGGAIGGVSGALVGGAIQEQQQQRVGGGVPPPVPPGATAYPQPPAGISVPGQYLGDPTRGELANATRWRIAVFIDGDPGQQNPSSAVWLGPNESQPANLDIGQHRIIAQAFVDTQFGPRLVGRYDKTIAVDPRSTGWGLRFGEGDFR; from the coding sequence ATGAGGATCAGGGCGATTACTGTTTTGACGGCAGGACTCCTCTTGACAAGCGCGTGTGCTGGGGGACCTGCAACGACCCGGGAGAAGGGGGTGCTCACCGGTGCAGCCATCGGTGCCGGGACCGGCGCCATCATCGGAAGTCAGACCGGCGACGCTGGCACTGGGGCCCTCATTGGGGGAGCGATTGGAGGGGTGAGCGGTGCCCTCGTTGGGGGAGCGATCCAGGAACAGCAGCAGCAGCGCGTTGGAGGGGGAGTACCTCCCCCGGTGCCACCGGGGGCCACGGCGTACCCCCAGCCACCGGCGGGCATTTCGGTCCCCGGGCAGTATTTAGGGGATCCGACCCGGGGAGAGCTAGCGAATGCGACGCGGTGGCGGATCGCCGTGTTTATCGATGGTGATCCAGGGCAACAGAACCCTTCCTCCGCGGTCTGGCTCGGGCCCAATGAGTCGCAGCCAGCCAATCTGGATATCGGGCAGCATCGGATTATTGCTCAAGCCTTTGTGGACACCCAGTTCGGCCCGCGGCTCGTGGGCCGGTATGACAAGACCATCGCAGTGGATCCTCGGTCCACCGGGTGGGGCTTGCGGTTCGGGGAGGGGGACTTTCGCTAA